One genomic region from Bos indicus isolate NIAB-ARS_2022 breed Sahiwal x Tharparkar chromosome 17, NIAB-ARS_B.indTharparkar_mat_pri_1.0, whole genome shotgun sequence encodes:
- the TRIAP1 gene encoding TP53-regulated inhibitor of apoptosis 1 — protein MTSESAATAADVDAMNSVGEACTDMKREYDQCFNRWFAEKFLKGDGSGDPCTDLFKRYQQCVQKAIKEKEIPIEGLEFMGHGKEKPESSS, from the exons ATGACATCCGAGAGCGCCGCCACCGCCGCGGACGTCGACGCCATGAACAGCGTAGGGGAGGCTTGCACCGACATGAAGCGCGAGTACGACCAGTGCTTCAATCGCTGGTTTGCCGAGAAGTTCCTCAAGGGGGACGGCTCCGGGGACCCATGCACCGACCTCTTCAAGCGCTACCAGCAGTGTGTTCAG AAAGCGATAAAGGAGAAGGAGATTCCTATTGAAGGACTGGAGTTCATGGGCCATGGCAAAGAAAAGCCTGAAAGCTCTTCTTGA
- the GATC gene encoding glutamyl-tRNA(Gln) amidotransferase subunit C, mitochondrial gives MWARAVHLGLRAAARGRRGFTSKADPQGSGRVTGELIQHLERLSLVDFGSQEAVARLEKAIAFADRLRAVNTDGVEPMESVLEDRCLYLRSDNVVEGSCAEELLQNSHRVVEEYFVAPPGNISWSKLDEKQPFSHR, from the exons ATGTGGGCGCGGGCCGTGCACCTGGGTCTTCGGGCTGCGGCGCGCGGGCGCCGCGGCTTCACCTCCAAGGCGGATCCTCAG GGAAGTGGCCGGGTCACGGGCGAGCTGATCCAGCACCTGGAGCGGCTATCGCTGGTGGACTTCGGCAGCCAGGAGGCCGTGGCCCGGCTGGAGAAAGCCATCGCCTTCGCCGACCGGCTCCGCGCGGTGAACACCGACGGAGTGGAGCCCATGGAATCAGTCCTGGAGGACAG ATGTCTGTACTTGAGATCCGACAATGTGGTAGAAGGCAGCTGTGCTGAAGAACTACTACAAAACTCCCACCGAGTTGTGGAAGAGTATTTTGTGGCTCCGCCAG GTAATATCTCTTGGTCAAAGCTGGATGAAAAACAGCCCTTCTCACATCGCTGA
- the SRSF9 gene encoding serine/arginine-rich splicing factor 9: protein MSGWADERGGEGDGRIYVGNLPSDVREKDLEDLFYKYGRISEIELKNRHGLVPFAFVRFEDPRDAEDAIYGRNGYDYGQCRLRVEFPRTYGGRGGWPRGGRSGPPTRRSDFRVLVSGLPPSGSWQDLKDHMREAGDVCYADVQKDGMGMVEYLRKEDMEYALRKLDETKFRSHEGETSYIRVYPERSTSYGYSRSRSGSRGRDSPYQSRGSPHYFSPFRPY, encoded by the exons ATGTCGGGCTGGGCGGACGAGCGCGGCGGCGAGGGCGACGGGCGCATCTACGTGGGGAACCTTCCGAGCGACGTGCGCGAGAAGGATCTGGAGGACCTGTTCTACAAGTACGGCCGCATCAGCGAGATCGAGCTCAAGAATCGGCACGGCCTCGTGCCCTTCGCCTTCGTGCGCTTCGAGGACCCCCG AGATGCTGAGGATGCAATTTATGGAAGGAACGGTTATGATTATGGCCAGTGTCGGCTTCGTGTGGAGTTCCCCAGGACTTACGGAGGTCGGGGTGGGTGGCCCCGCGGTGGGAGGAGTGGGCCTCCTACAAGAAGATCTGATTTCCGAGTTCTTGTTTCAG GACTTCCTCCATCAGGCAGCTGGCAGGACCTGAAGGATCACATGCGAGAAGCTGGGGACGTCTGTTACGCAGATGTGCAGAAAGATGGAATGGGGATGGTTGAGTATCTCAGAAAAGAAGACATGGAATATGCCCTGCGTAAACTGGATGAAACCAAATTCCGCTCTCATGAG ggTGAAACATCCTACATCCGAGTTTATCCAGAGAGAAGCACCAGCTATGGCTATTCACGGTCTCGGTCTGGGTCGAGGGGCCGTGACTCTCCATACCAAAGCAGGGGTTCCCCACACTACTTCTCTCCTTTCAGACCCTACTGA